One stretch of Armigeres subalbatus isolate Guangzhou_Male chromosome 2, GZ_Asu_2, whole genome shotgun sequence DNA includes these proteins:
- the LOC134211158 gene encoding eukaryotic translation initiation factor 3 subunit L has translation MYSNENYAEEGYDDYGYDNGMVEDGMYDRSYYPMHEDVKKFLVYFCSVIKGGVVYEIQNLYENTFPKLSEQHFEKKAWPSEDEVAHLVDNDSLFMILYKELYYRHLHARIQGGPSLEQRLSSFYNYCNFFNYILPSKEPVQLELPDIWLWELIDEFVYQFQNFAQYRARLTDKSEEEMDMLLNNSNKVWNILCILNVFHSLVTMSKIKDQLEAAAAGRDPEEVAGEFGRHSFYKMLGYFSLVGLLRVHSLLGDYHQAIKVLEPIEIHKKSQYSHIPACQISTSYYVGFAYMMMRRYSDAIRTFSSILLYIQRTKQLYSARSYQNDQINKQTDQMYHLLAICLVLHPQCIDESIQQVLREKNYHDNMYKMQCGDLDTFRNFFVFACPKFVSPVPPPSDAPVDDYVKEALEHQTNVFMDEVRQQQELPTIRSYLKLYTTLPLLKLASFMDHIPQDEIGEQKIENLLTHLLCFKHKMKNIVWTKGASGLEGKFQSGSELDFYIDKDMIHIADTKVSHRYGDFFIRKILKFEDLNRRLHNLK, from the exons atgtattccaaCGAAAACTACGCTGAAGAG gGCTATGACGACTACGGATACGACAATGGAATGGTCGAGGATGGAATGTACGACCGGTCATACTATCCGATGCACGAAGacgttaagaaattcttggtTTACTTCTGCAGCGTTATTAAGGGAGGCGTCGTATATGAAATCCAAAACTTGTATGAAAACACTTTCCCGAAACTAAGCGAGCAACACTTCGAGAAAAAGGCTTGGCCAAGCGAGGATGAAGTGGCTCATCTGGTCGATAATGATAGCTTGTTCATGATCCTGTATAAGGAACTATATTACCGCCATTTACATGCAAGAATTCAAGGTGGACCGTCGCTGGAGCAACGTTTGAGCTCGTTCTACAACTATTGCAACTTTTTCAATTACATTCTTCCTTCAAAGGAACCGGTCCAGCTGGAGCTGCCTGATATTTGGCTGTGGGAGCTGATTGATGAGTTTGtctatcaatttcaaaatttcgcccAATACCGTGCCAGATTGACCGATAAATCGGAGGAAGAAATGGACATGTTGCTAAATAACAGCAATAAGGTTTGGAACATTCTGTGCATTTTGAACGTTTTCCATTCTTTGGTTACAATGTCAAAGATAAAAGATCAACTTGAGGCCGCTGCGGCTGGCCGTGACCCGGAAGAGGTAGCTGGAGAATTCGGACGCCATTCGTTCTACAAAATGTTGGGCTACTTCAGCTTGGTTGGTCTATTACGCGTGCATTCGCTTCTAGGCGACTATCATCAGGCCATCAAGGTTTTGGAACCGATCGAGATTCATAAGAAGAGTCAATATTCGCATATTCCTGCTTGTCAAATTTCGACATCTTACTACGTTGGATTTGCATACATGATGATGAGACGCTATTCGGATGCCATCCGCACATTCTCGTCAATCCTGTTGTACATCCAACGTACCAAACAGTTGTACAGCGCTCGTTCTTACCAGAATGACCAAATTAACAAGCAAACTGATCAAATGTATCACTTGCTTGCGATTTGCTTAGTCCTTCACCCACAGTGCATTGACGAATCTATCCAGCAAGTTCTTCGTGAGAAAAACTATCACGACAATATGTACAAGATGCAGTGTGGCGATTTGGATACCTTCCGTAACTTCTTTGTGTTTGCATGTCCCAAATTCGTGTCTCCGGTACCACCACCATCCGATGCTCCGGTCGATGATTACGTGAAAGAAGCTTTGGAACATCAAACCAACGTCTTTATGGATGAAGTTCGCCAACAGCAGGAACTGCCCACGATTCGCTCATACTTGAAACTTTATACCACTCTACCCTTGTTGAAGCTTGCctcatttatggatcatattccCCAGGACGAAATCGGGGAACAGAAAATCGAAAACTTGTTGACGCATTTGTTGTGCTTCAAGCacaaaatgaaaaacattgtttggaCTAAGGGTGCCAGTGGCCTGGAAGGAAAATTCCAGTCCGGTTCCGAGCTTGACTTTTACATCGATAAGGACATGATCCACATCGCCGACACCAAGGTATCGCACCGTTATGGAGACTTTTTCATTCgcaagattttgaaatttgaagatttgaaccGTCGTCTGCACAACTTGAAGTAA
- the LOC134211159 gene encoding acyl-coenzyme A diphosphatase FITM2 yields MATKRKPLHSQMGAASQRPNMNFRPGINDTTARAEAKGTRPTATPTSIQEVLTMMVLHVCKKVIFFDTNLKVPLYLGSLFFVSLVGDFLPYPKTYLARSDNLFNVYFVKMGWAWTLLFSLPFLAMTSVTVCCGNHQRLVRNHLPRLGIATGFWFVWTKLFNLIESSYGRCSVRGFDSKSGCLKAGHLWNGFDISGHAFILIYSSLILMEEARSIIGWESIKEHLRNEEHNRTKQDSTQTTNPLKNLKDDDLKALKYFYTRFTPTIRLLFVGMTMLQLLWDIMLVGTMLYYHRMVEKVLSGIIAILTWFITYRAWYPASSLLPDPVGKGMFNYQSAAKSAEIGLRRRASLLQPNTSQTQDIPKFMGMPLYTARQQQNASASAAGLGSPVDTAGSPGQSSSTAPTTSYVSNLNAGRLGSAFGEVNSPPYTRFQGNVHRSRFD; encoded by the coding sequence ATGGCAACCAAGAGGAAGCCGCTACACTCACAAATGGGGGCCGCATCCCAGCGTCCGAACATGAACTTTCGACCGGGAATAAACGACACAACGGCTAGAGCCGAGGCTAAAGGCACCCGACCAACGGCAACGCCAACATCGATTCAAGAAGTTCTCACAATGATGGTTCTGCACGTCTGTAAAAAAGTTATTTTCTTCGACACGAACCTCAAAGTGCCGCTATATCTGGGGAGCTTATTCTTCGTGTCACTGGTTGGAGATTTCTTGCCGTACCCTAAAACGTATTTAGCAAGATCGGACAATTTATTCAATGTGTACTTTGTCAAAATGGGATGGGCATGGACATTGTTATTCTCGTTGCCTTTCCTGGCCATGACCTCCGTGACGGTGTGTTGTGGGAATCATCAGAGACTGGTACGGAATCATCTCCCCCGATTGGGAATAGCCACCGGATTTTGGTTTGTATGGACCAAACTGTTCAACTTGATCGAATCGTCTTATGGCCGCTGTAGTGTTCGAGGATTTGACTCAAAATCTGGTTGCCTCAAGGCAGGACATCTTTGGAATGGGTTTGATATTTCTGGTCatgcttttattttaatttactcCAGCTTAATTCTTATGGAAGAGGCACGATCTATTATTGGCTGGGAGAGTATCAAAGAGCACCTCAGAAATGAAGAGCACAATCGTACAAAGCAAGACAGCACACAAACCACGAATCCGTTGAAGAACCTTAAGGACGATGATTTAAAGGCGTTGAAATACTTTTACACAAGATTCACTCCTACGATTCGATTGTTGTTTGTGGGGATGACCATGTTGCAGCTCCTTTGGGACATTATGCTTGTCGGCACCATGCTTTACTATCACAGAATGGTAGAAAAGGTTCTTAGTGGCATAATCGCAATTCTGACGTGGTTCATTACGTACCGCGCATGGTATCCTGCATCATCGCTACTTCCCGACCCGGTTGGTAAGGGAATGTTCAACTATCAGTCGGCAGCAAAGTCGGCCGAGATTGGCCTCCGGAGAAGAGCTAGCTTGCTGCAACCGAATACTTCCCAAACGCAGGACATCCCCAAGTTCATGGGAATGCCACTGTACACAGCGAGACAGCAGCAGAACGCCAGTGCATCGGCTGCCGGGCTCGGATCACCGGTCGACACCGCCGGAAGCCCGGGACAATCTTCCTCCACAGCGCCAACGACATCTTATGTGAGTAATTTGAATGCGGGGCGATTGGGATCAGCATTCGGCGAGGTGAACAGTCCTCCCTATACTCGATTTCAAGGGAATGTACACCGCAGTAGGTTTGATTGA
- the LOC134211160 gene encoding ganglioside-induced differentiation-associated protein 1, producing the protein MEEEPKFKRPEIVNDDSLVLYFNQYSYYCQKVLWALHEKDIKFTKYDIDVANDEHFSEWFLELNPRGELPVLQKGLLIVPGSNRILDYLEENFQNTKPLKLPWNTGTNIRNLKNTLDKLPIGVITMGSFLHPRTVVTPKSPFVQPVRYTILERDETVSSRLRGYAKTFPAFGEVLHRKADFHDRKRLVLTNEQYFLELLDILDAVLTDAETELVNLDDDTTWIAGADLSLADISLGCLLYRLYVLGLEDRFWTGGKKPQLEKYFNRILAAENFQHTLPTKTSLLKTIWLNTPSTYKAGIAAFSFSSMIIGSTLLKR; encoded by the exons GTTCTCTGGGCATTACATGAGaaggacatcaaatttacaAAATACGATATCGATGTCGCCAACGACGAACACTTTTCCGAGTGGTTTCTCGAGCTGAACCCCCGGGGCGAGTTACCGGTGTTGCAGAAAGGTCTACTCATTGTACCAGGCTCGAACCGAATCTTGGACTATTTAGAAGAGAACTTTCAGAACA CTAAACCTCTGAAATTACCATGGAACACGGGTACGAACATACGGAATCTCAAAAACACCCTGGATAAATTACCCATAGGCGTCATAACGATGGGTTCGTTCCTACATCCGAGGACGGTCGTGACTCCTAAATCTCCCTTTGTACAACCGGTCCGGTACACTATTTTGGAACGGGACGAAACTGTTAGTAGCCGCTTGAGAGGCTACGCAAAAACGTTTCCAGCATTCGGGGAGGTTCTACATAGGAAGGCTGACTTCCACGACCGTAAACGGCTGGTGCTCACCAATGAGCAATACTTTTTAGAGCTGCTGGATATCTTGGATGCTGTTTTGACAGACGCCGAAACCGAACTGGTAAATTTGGATGACGACACCACGTGGATCGCAGGTGCAGATCTCAGTTTGGCCGATATTTCTTTGGGATGTTTGTTGTACCGCCTATACGTACTGGGCTTGGAGGATCGCTTCTGGACTGGTGGTAAGAAACCGCAACTGGAGAAGTACTTCAACCGAATTTTGGCCGCGGAGAACTTCCAGCACACTTTGCCCACGAAGACGTCACTGCTCAAAACAATCTGGTTGAACACACCATCCACGTACAAAGCCGGTATAGCAGCCTTCTCATTCTCGTCTATGATCATAGGGTCGACTCTGCTCAAGAGATAA